A region of Anolis sagrei isolate rAnoSag1 chromosome 2, rAnoSag1.mat, whole genome shotgun sequence DNA encodes the following proteins:
- the LOC137096015 gene encoding C-type lectin domain family 2 member B-like isoform X2, with amino-acid sequence MKKEQAEEKTLVCLMNPPVVELNKMGLSNGNYEYGLTDDFLGMKPTSARGLKAKRKMFACMGLISSALVISNVVTALLCKFVTKPSHTTTVVLACPSKWVGYEGKCYYFSESEGTWDSSQSNCSASGASLAAIEDQKEMV; translated from the exons ATGAAAAAGGAACAAGCTGAGGAGAAAACATTAGTTTGTCTCATGAATCCCCCCGTGGTTGAGTTAAACAAAATGGGACTGAGCAATGGAAACTACGAATATGGACTGACAGATGATTTCTTGGGAATGAAGCCTACATCTG CTAGAGGACTAAAAGCAAAAAGGAAGATGTTTGCTTGCATGGGTTTGATTTCTTCAGCTCTTGTTATCAGCAACGTTGTCACTGCATTACTGT gTAAGTTCGTGACTAAGCCATCACATACAACAACAGTTGTCCTCGCTTGCCCTTCAAAATGGGTTGGGTATGAAGGCAAATGCTACTACTTTTCTGAATCTGAAGGGACCTGGGACTCAAGCCAGAGCAATTGCTCTGCATCTGGTGCTTCTCTAGCTGCAATTGAAGATCAAAAAGAAATG